A stretch of the Asticcacaulis sp. ZE23SCel15 genome encodes the following:
- the ffh gene encoding signal recognition particle protein, which produces MFDSLNERLSGLFDRLSGRGVLSEKDVDEALREVRVALLEADVALPVVRKFMDKARELATGEAIIKAVKPADQVVKVVYDGLIDMLGGEEPEPLNLAAVPPVVILMAGLQGSGKTTTSAKLALRLSKFDRKKVMMASLDTRRPAAMEQLKLLGDQVGVDVLPIVAGQSAIEITRRALQSAKLQGFDVLILDTAGRTTLDETLMAEAAEIAKISSPTETFLVADSLTGQDAVRTAEAFHARLPLTGLILTRADGDARGGAMLSMRATTGLPIKFLGAGEKIEALDVFDAKRIAGRILGQGDVVALVEKAAQELDAAKAEQMAKKLSKGQFDLNDLADQLGQMQKMGGMQGIMGLLPGVQKIKKQISDLDMSDKMFARQVAIISSMTKLERKKPDILNASRKRRVAAGAGVDVAEINRLLKQHRQMADAFKMMARNTGGRGGGMGAMAKMLGMGGGPNMAQMQQMGKALKGDPNLAIGENAAVDMERLKQLGAGKLPNLPAGGLAGLPGLGSGGLPGLGGGNPFDPKKK; this is translated from the coding sequence ATGTTTGATAGCTTAAACGAGCGCCTATCGGGACTGTTTGACCGACTGAGTGGCCGTGGCGTCCTTTCGGAAAAGGACGTTGACGAAGCCCTGCGTGAAGTGCGGGTCGCTCTGCTTGAGGCCGATGTCGCCCTGCCGGTCGTGCGCAAGTTCATGGATAAGGCCCGCGAACTGGCGACCGGCGAAGCCATAATCAAGGCCGTTAAGCCCGCCGATCAGGTGGTCAAGGTCGTCTATGACGGCCTGATCGACATGCTGGGCGGCGAAGAGCCGGAACCGCTCAATCTGGCCGCCGTGCCGCCGGTCGTGATCCTGATGGCCGGCCTGCAAGGGTCGGGTAAGACCACGACCTCGGCCAAGCTGGCGCTGCGTCTTTCGAAATTTGATCGCAAAAAGGTCATGATGGCCTCGCTCGATACCCGCAGACCGGCGGCTATGGAGCAACTGAAACTGCTGGGCGATCAGGTCGGCGTCGATGTCCTGCCGATCGTGGCGGGTCAGTCCGCAATTGAGATCACACGCCGTGCTTTGCAATCGGCCAAGCTTCAGGGCTTTGATGTTCTGATCCTCGATACCGCCGGTCGCACCACGCTCGATGAAACCCTGATGGCCGAGGCGGCTGAGATTGCCAAAATCTCAAGCCCGACCGAGACGTTCCTGGTGGCCGACAGCCTGACCGGTCAGGACGCGGTACGTACCGCCGAAGCCTTCCATGCTCGCCTGCCGCTGACCGGCCTGATCCTGACCCGCGCCGATGGTGATGCGCGCGGCGGGGCCATGCTCAGCATGCGCGCCACGACCGGCCTGCCGATCAAGTTCCTCGGCGCCGGTGAAAAGATCGAAGCGCTCGATGTCTTTGATGCCAAACGTATTGCCGGTCGGATCTTAGGTCAGGGCGATGTCGTCGCTCTGGTTGAAAAGGCCGCGCAAGAGCTTGATGCCGCCAAGGCCGAGCAAATGGCCAAGAAGCTGTCTAAGGGCCAGTTTGACCTCAACGATCTGGCCGATCAACTTGGCCAGATGCAAAAAATGGGTGGTATGCAGGGGATCATGGGCCTGCTGCCCGGCGTGCAAAAGATCAAGAAGCAGATCAGCGATCTGGACATGTCCGATAAGATGTTCGCCCGTCAGGTGGCGATCATCTCCTCCATGACCAAGTTGGAACGCAAAAAACCCGATATACTCAATGCGTCACGCAAGCGCCGTGTCGCCGCTGGGGCCGGTGTCGATGTCGCCGAAATCAACCGCCTTTTGAAACAGCACCGTCAGATGGCTGACGCCTTTAAGATGATGGCGCGCAATACCGGTGGGCGCGGTGGCGGCATGGGCGCTATGGCCAAGATGCTCGGTATGGGCGGCGGTCCAAACATGGCTCAGATGCAGCAAATGGGTAAGGCCCTCAAAGGTGATCCCAACCTCGCCATCGGTGAAAATGCCGCCGTTGATATGGAACGGCTTAAGCAACTGGGCGCAGGTAAATTACCAAATCTTCCTGCTGGCGGGCTTGCGGGATTACCCGGCCTCGGCAGTGGCGGACTTCCCGGACTTGGTGGGGGCAACCCCTTCGACCCGAAAAAGAAATAA
- the mutL gene encoding DNA mismatch repair endonuclease MutL encodes MSSIIARLPTETINRIAAGEVVERPSSAIKELVENAIDAGARSIDIQAEMGGLSRIIIEDNGRGMSEIDLPLAVERHATSKLKPQADGTWDLLHIQTLGFRGEALPSMGSVARLNIISKPADQDAAFAIEVDGGRIAPLRPAAFSRPHGTRVELKDLFYATPARLKFMKTDRSENMAIAEEVKRQAMAHEDVGFTLELDGKRQLRLFAETPGFEGRLKRLAAILGEDFGRNSLLIDQGREGVRLTGYAGLPTFSRGNGQHQYLFVNGRPVRDKLLQGALRGAYADFLARDRHPMAVLYLDIDPQDLDVNVHPAKTEVRFRDPNLVRGLIIGALKHALASAGHRAATTVADQALSGLRPQIAPFQPSLGYQYPTPAPRPAYSLDAPHPNYMSTPAFMPSARVEADMLPHYGELAEAIADIELSAPPADIATQHPLGAARAQIHETYILAQTSDGLVIVDQHAAHERLVYEQMKTAMAQGHVARQSLLIPEIVDLEPADVSRLMTKQADLDVMGLAIEAFGPSSILVREIPALLGDCDVGALICDLADDIAEHGQALALKERMAEICGNMACRNSVRAGRRLTGEEMNALLRQMEATPHSGQCNHGRPTYVELKLKDIEKLFGRR; translated from the coding sequence CAGGCCGAAATGGGCGGGCTGTCGCGCATTATCATTGAGGACAACGGGCGCGGCATGTCCGAGATCGATCTGCCGCTGGCGGTCGAACGGCACGCTACCTCAAAGCTGAAACCGCAGGCCGATGGCACCTGGGACCTGCTGCACATCCAGACCCTAGGCTTTCGCGGCGAAGCCCTGCCGTCGATGGGGTCGGTGGCGCGGCTTAACATCATCTCAAAGCCCGCCGATCAGGACGCCGCCTTCGCCATTGAAGTCGATGGCGGACGGATTGCGCCCTTGCGCCCTGCCGCCTTTTCGCGCCCGCACGGCACGCGGGTCGAACTGAAAGACCTGTTCTACGCCACCCCGGCCCGGCTTAAGTTCATGAAGACCGACCGCTCTGAGAACATGGCCATTGCCGAAGAAGTCAAACGGCAGGCCATGGCCCACGAAGATGTCGGCTTTACGCTGGAACTGGACGGTAAGCGTCAGTTGCGCCTATTTGCCGAAACACCGGGCTTTGAGGGCCGCCTGAAGCGGCTGGCCGCCATTTTGGGCGAGGATTTCGGACGCAATTCGCTGCTGATTGATCAGGGTCGCGAAGGCGTGCGCCTGACCGGCTATGCCGGTTTGCCAACCTTTTCGCGCGGCAATGGCCAGCATCAGTACCTGTTCGTCAATGGCCGTCCGGTGCGCGATAAGCTGCTGCAAGGGGCTCTGCGCGGGGCCTATGCCGATTTTCTGGCTAGAGATCGCCACCCGATGGCGGTGCTTTATCTCGATATCGACCCGCAAGATTTGGACGTCAACGTCCATCCGGCCAAGACCGAAGTGCGTTTCCGTGATCCGAACCTGGTGCGCGGCCTGATTATCGGCGCGTTGAAACATGCGCTGGCCTCCGCCGGTCACCGTGCGGCCACCACCGTGGCGGATCAGGCGCTGTCTGGACTGCGCCCGCAGATTGCGCCGTTTCAACCCAGCTTGGGGTATCAGTATCCGACGCCTGCCCCCCGTCCGGCCTATTCGCTCGACGCGCCACATCCCAACTATATGTCGACGCCCGCTTTCATGCCGTCTGCGCGGGTCGAGGCTGACATGTTGCCGCACTACGGTGAACTGGCCGAGGCTATTGCCGATATCGAACTGTCCGCGCCCCCCGCAGACATCGCGACCCAGCATCCGTTAGGGGCGGCGCGCGCGCAAATCCATGAGACCTATATCCTCGCCCAAACCAGCGATGGCCTGGTCATCGTCGATCAGCACGCCGCCCATGAACGGCTGGTCTATGAGCAGATGAAAACCGCGATGGCGCAGGGCCATGTCGCCCGCCAAAGCCTGCTGATCCCGGAAATTGTCGATCTGGAACCCGCCGATGTGTCGCGCCTGATGACCAAGCAGGCCGATCTCGATGTCATGGGACTGGCCATCGAAGCCTTTGGGCCATCATCCATATTGGTGCGCGAAATCCCGGCCCTGCTCGGCGATTGCGATGTCGGGGCTCTGATCTGCGATCTGGCCGATGATATTGCCGAACACGGTCAGGCTCTGGCGCTCAAGGAACGCATGGCCGAAATCTGCGGTAATATGGCCTGTCGCAATTCGGTGCGCGCCGGCAGACGACTGACGGGCGAAGAGATGAACGCCCTGCTGCGCCAGATGGAGGCCACGCCCCATTCCGGTCAATGCAATCACGGCCGCCCCACCTATGTCGAACTAAAACTCAAGGATATCGAAAAGCTGTTCGGGCGGCGTTAA